Proteins encoded together in one Venturia canescens isolate UGA chromosome 10, ASM1945775v1, whole genome shotgun sequence window:
- the LOC122416728 gene encoding uncharacterized protein, which translates to MYEYPSYTTVATRMKRTFMYSFDQEIIEEKTGWIYLLNKTDLCDKLSEVNATFDPTVSIDILRREFVEIFKGIVTDRKNTKEGAPTKMTALLTTIEAFKEGATEEKKVPLLITKLTPSVYEILKTLCTPQTPLQKTYEQLGTLVAEYCQPSKGEAVERYTFRQRKQQQDEKVQQYATELRRLATKCNFANTESEIIEQLLVGLSNNNIRLDILKKENMPSLSEIIRIANAIELGESGAARVVTTEENQANVFAIRAWTNSKNRNTTAPGRQRRVGAGGRPVSTPLDSTQSSGTSSREDSCYCCGKVGHRRASCTLRFKFCSECGTQGHIFRRCPRKQDRESRSTTSDTRQNVLNLVETDTGTEEMKELNINDIVENEDEDGFDSVFSAQDEGQSDHIKPCWVELLINHKRVKMEVDLGSAISVISLQEKNRLFPTVALTDTQRRFKAFDGRRVYPARVLKDVAVEFGNIKKNLSLYVITGVNHPLLGREWLVALQQWPIQFKKIKESDECNHIQEGVEEGKFSKICDNYRAVFTPGVGLFKKGTLDLKVKPGSIPKCLKARPIPLALKPLVENEIKRLLKSNILKPVEYSQWTTPIVPVLKGDGSVRVCGDFKLTLYPVLEIDHFPMPRMEQLFAALQGCTVFSKIVLKDAYQQVPLTEQAQGLVVIITHLGLFKYTRLPYGVSTGPGSFQRILS; encoded by the exons ATGTATGAGT ATCCCTCATATACTACAGTGGCAACGAGGATGAAAAGAACATTCATGTATAGTTTTGACCAAGAAATTATCGAAGAGAAAACGGGGTGGATATACCTCTTGAATAAAACGGACTTGTGTGATAAGCTAAGTGAAGTGAACGCGACTTTTGATCCAACGGTATCGATCGATATACTGAGGCGGGAATTCGTGGAAATTTTCAAAGGAATCGTTACCGATcgcaaaaatacaaaagaaggTGCACCGACCAAAATGACGGCGTTACTCACGACGATTGAGGCATTTAAGGAAGGTGCAA ctgaggaaaaaaaagtccCGCTGCTGATCACAAAGCTGACACCGAGTGTTTACGAAATTCTGAAAACATTGTGTACGCCACAAACACCATTGCAGAAAACGTACGAGCAATTAGGGACTCTGGTGGCGGAATACTGTCAGCCGAGTAAGGGCGAGGCGGTCGAGCGGTACACGTTTCGTCAACGAAAGCAACAACAAGACGAAAAGGTTCAACAATATGCAACGGAATTACGACGATTAGCGACCAAGTGCAATTTCGCGAACACGGAGAGCGAAATAATAGAACAACTTTTAGTGGGCTtaagtaataataatatccGCCTagacattttaaaaaaagaaaatatgccGAGTTTATCGGAAATCATCCGCATCGCGAACGCTATCGAATTGGGCGAGTCGGGAGCAGCGCGAGTGGTCACAACGGAGGAAAACCAAGCGAATGTATTCGCGATTCGAGCTTGGACAAATTCTAAGAATCGAAACACAACAGCGCCCGGTCGCCAACGAAGAGTCGGCGCGGGGGGACGGCCGGTGAGTACGCCACTGGACAGTACACAGTCATCGGGAACATCATCGCGTGAGGATTCATGTTATTGTTGTGGTAAAGTGGGACACCGCCGAGCTAGTTGTACGCTGCGATTCAAATTTTGTAGCGAATGTGGAACTCAGGGTCATATATTTAGGAGATGCCCGCGTAAACAAGACCGAGAAAGTCGGTCGACCACGAGCGACACGCGCcaaaatgttttgaatttgGTCGAAACCGACACAGGGACGGAAGAGATGAAGGAACTAAATATAAATGACATCGTTGagaacgaggacgaagacggtTTTGATTCCGTGTTCTCAGCACAGGACGAAGGACAGAGCGATCACATAAAGCCATGTTGGGTTGAATTGTTGATAAATCATAAAAGGGTGAAAATGGAAGTGGATTTGGGGTCCGCAATCTCGGTAATCTCGCTCcaggagaaaaatagattattTCCAACTGTGGCGTTAACCGACACGCAGAGAAGATTTAAAGCGTTTGACGGTCGTAGGGTGTACCCAGCGAGGGTATTAAAGGACGTGGCCGTAGAGtttggaaatataaaaaaaaatctttccttATACGTGATTACCGGAGTGAACCACCCACTCCTCGGGCGCGAGTGGTTAGTGGCCTTACAGCAGTGGCCAAtccaattcaaaaaaattaaagagtCGGACGAATGTAACCACATACAGGAAGGTGTGGAAGAGGGCAAATTCTCTAAAATCTGCGATAATTATCGAGCAGTTTTTACACCGGGGGTCGGTTTGTTCAAAAAGGGCACATTAGATTTGAAAGTCAAACCGGGGAGTATCCCAAAATGCTTAAAGGCTCGACCGATCCCGTTAGCACTCAAGCCGTTAGtggaaaacgaaataaaacgaTTATTGAAGTCCAACATCCTTAAACCAGTGGAGTATAGCCAGTGGACCACGCCCATTGTACCTGTGTTAAAGGGGGACGGTTCCGTGAGGGTGTGCGGTGATTTCAAGCTAACGCTGTATCCGGTCCTGGAAATTGATCATTTCCCCATGCCACGGATGGAGCAATTATTCGCGGCGTTGCAAGGGTGCACGGTATTTAGTAAAATTGTTTTGAAAGATGCGTATCAACAAGTCCCGTTAACCGAACAGGCCCAAGGTCTGGTTGTGATAATAACTCATTTAGGGCTGTTCAAATACACGCGACTGCCGTACGGTGTCTCCACAGGACCTGGTTCATTCCAACGCATTTTGTCATAA